A single window of Sebastes umbrosus isolate fSebUmb1 chromosome 16, fSebUmb1.pri, whole genome shotgun sequence DNA harbors:
- the fam98b gene encoding LOW QUALITY PROTEIN: protein FAM98B (The sequence of the model RefSeq protein was modified relative to this genomic sequence to represent the inferred CDS: inserted 2 bases in 1 codon) codes for MESDILDSLEQLGYTGPLLEEKSLLGAAEGGLSSPEFVELCRWLASSLKPLCDLEESITSGPDDMDSLQVEMSGLLKELHCPHEEAVSGILKGGVRTAKDHLKFVLFLSSELQAAQIVRSRGVAHKQQEESPVCQELLAICQTLNLPEPRGQDAAGVFSQVQDKVDKVLKDLPNGSIEKPVLKKSLLSEQWEKLHNINTALSSEYECRRRMLIKRLDVTVQSFGWSDRAKVKVDSMARAYQPRRHSLRPQSTVDMANLLAAREDICNVVKTSSGSSREKTACAVNKILMGRVPDRGGRPSEIHAPPPEMPPWQKRQDGGGGWGGRGGGRGGGGGRGGGGXGGGGGGGGGGGGGGGGWGGGGGWNQGGHGGHGGKRGRYQY; via the exons ATGgagagcgacattctggactcGCTGGAGCAGCTCGG atacACCGGTCCTCTGCTGGAGGAGAAGTCTCTGCTGGGAGCCGCAGAGGGAGGCCTGTCCTCACCAGAGTTTGTGGAGCTGTGCAGGTGGCTGGCATCCAGTTTAAAGCCTCTGTGTGACCTGGAGGAGAGCATCACTTCCGGTCCAG ACGACATGGACAGCCTCCAGGTGGAGATGAGTGGTTTGCTTAAAGAGCTGCACTGTCCTCACGAAGAAGCCGTTTCAGGGATTCTCAAGGGCGGTGTGCGAACTGCAAAAGATCATCTCAAGTTTGTCT TGTTTCTAAGCTCCGAGCTCCAGGCAGCTCAGATTGTGAGGAGCAGAGGAGTCGCTCACAAACAACAAGAAGAGAGTCCGGTGTGTCAGGAGCTCCTGGCAATCTGTCAAACACTGAACCTACCAGAGCCCAGAGGACAGGACGCAGCGGGAGTTTTCTCTCAAGTCCAAGACAAG GTTGATAAAGTACTTAAAGATCTTCCAAATGGCTCCATTGAAAAGCCAGTATTAAAGAAATCTCTACTCAGTGAACAATGG GAGAAGTTGCACAACATAAACACAGCTCTGTCCTCAGAGTACGAGTGTCGGCGCAGGATGCTGATCAAACGGCTGGACGTCACAGTTCAGTCATTCGGGTGGTCGGACAGAGCCAAG GTAAAGGTGGACAGCATGGCGAGGGCTTACCAGCCCAGGAGACACTCTCTGAGGCCGCAGTCCACGGTGGACATGGCTAATCTGCTGGCCGCCAGAGAAGACATCTGCAACGTGGTGAAGACCAGCAGCGGCTCCAGCAGGGAGAAGACGGCGTGTGCAGTCAACAAG ATTCTGATGGGGAGAGTCCCGGACAGAGGAGGACGACCCTCAGAGATACATGCCCCGCCTCCTGAGATGCCACCCTGGCAAAAACGACAAGATGGAGGAGGTGGTTGGGGAGGCCGCGGTGGTggaagaggtggaggtggtggaagaggaggaggagg tggaggaggaggaggaggaggaggaggaggtggtggtggtggtggtggttggggaggaggaggtggatggaaCCAAGGAGGACATGGTGGacatggaggaaagagaggacgGTACCAGTATTAG